One Takifugu rubripes chromosome 19, fTakRub1.2, whole genome shotgun sequence genomic window carries:
- the LOC105418441 gene encoding rho guanine nucleotide exchange factor 3-like isoform X4 encodes MGKQVEEPSTKRTKLVSRVTSLASLLPPVKTTPLKRIGQTLQRSISFRNVNQPEAAPPPPPPPPSSSAVKTRVISATVSSPCSAVTTPRASTGAASTGKRRDSKLWSETFDVRLGATQPLSPKEIKRQEAIFELAQGEQDLVEDLKLAKKAYHDPMLTLAIMTEQELNQIFGTLDSLIPLHEDLLSRLRDARKPDGSTEHVGHILTAWLPCLSAYTPYCSNQVKAKALLDQKKQDRRVQDFLQRCLQSPFSRKLDLWNFLDIPRSRLVKYPLLLREILKHTPNDHADRQLLDEAMLVVQSVVADINRQTGESECQYYKDRLLYSEDGQRDQLIEWSRTLSCHGELKNNRGLKLHVFLFQDVLVITRSVSFSDQPVSYQLCRQPIPIRQLDLEDLLDGEMRVGGSIRGAFSNSERTKNFFRVWYRSGGQLQSHSFQASDSFNKQQWINCIRQAKEAAALTGGQTGSGGQIGPVLASCSHLGQESERVVWGETDSGQCLEAEASPSGEGDVNLGEESLAGGGMSVETDPEARVGEDATLDTSSQTGEGVLDKVVGVWKMDRGEVDPHGGASSCQEEEEREEMEQSGAEKEEEGSMDTSEVRRC; translated from the exons ATGGGGAAGCAGGTGGAG GAGCCGAGCACCAAGCGCACTAAACTTGTCTCCCGGGTGACGTCTCTGGCCAGCCTGCTGCCCCCGGTCAAGACCACACCGCTGAAGAGGATTGGTCAGACGCTGCAG CGCTCCATCAGTTTCCGGAACGTGAATCAGCCggaggcagcccccccccctcctcctcctcctccatcttcctccgcCGTGAAGACGCGCGTCATCTCGGCAACGGTCTCCAGCCCGTGCTCCGCCGTGACCACGCCACGGGCTTCCACGGGAGCCGCTTCCACTGGCAAACGGCGCGACAGCAAACTGTGGAGCGAGACCTTCGACGTCAGGCTGGGAGCGACGCAGCCTCTGAGCCCCAAGGAGATTAAACGCCAAGAG gcaaTATTTGAGCTGGCTCAGGGGGAACAAGACCTGGTGGAGGACCTAAAGTTGGCTAAGAAG GCCTACCATGACCCAATGCTCACGCTGGCGATCATGACTGAGCAGGAACTGAACCAGATCTTTGGGACTCTGGATTCCTTAATCCCGCTACACGAAG ATCTGTTGAGTCGCCTCCGAGATGCCAGGAAACCAGACGGATCCACAGAACACGTAGGGCACATCCTGACCGCCTGG CTGCCCTGTCTCTCCGCCTACACGCCCTACTGCAGTAATCAAGTCAAGGCCAAAGCCTTGTTGGATCAGAAGAAGCAGGATCGGCGGGTGCAGGATTTCTTGCAGCGCTGCCTCCAGTCCCCCTTTAGTAGGAAGCTGGACCTGTGGAACTTCCTGGACATCCCTCGCAGCCGACTAGTGAAGTATCCGCTTTTGCTGAGGGAGATCCTGAAGCACACCCCCAACGACCACGCGGACCggcagctcctggatgaggcG ATGCTGGTGGTCCAGAGCGTGGTGGCAGACATTAACCGGCAGACGGGGGAGTCAGAGTGTCAGTACTACAAGGACCGGCTGTTGTACTCAGAGGACGGACAGAGGGACCAACTCATTGAgtggtccagaaccctcagctgCCACGGAGAACTGAAAAACAACCGAGGACTG AAgctccatgtcttcctgttcCAGGATGTCCTGGTCATCACCAGGTCCGTCTCCTTCAGCGATCAGCCGGTCAGCTACCAGCTGTGTCGCCAGCCCATCCCCATCAGgcagctggacctggaggacctgTTGGACGGAGAGATGAGAGTGGGCGGCTCCATCCGGGGGGCCTTCAGCAACAGCGAGCGGA CAAAGAACTTCTTTCGGGTTTGGTACCGGAGCGGAGGCCAGCTGCAGAGCCACAGCTTCCAGGCTAGCGACAGCTTCAATAAACAGCAATGGATTAACTGCATCAGACAAGCTAAGGAGGCCGCAGCactgacaggaggacagacgggctcGGGGGGACAGATAGGACCTGTCCTGGCTTCTTGCTCCCATTTGGGGCAAGAAAGTGAAAGGGTGGTGTGGGGGGAGACAGATTCTGGACAATGTTTAGAGGCAGAGGCAAGTCCGAGTGGGGAGGGAGACGTCAACCTGGGAGAAGAGTCGCTTGCAGGTGGAGGGATGAGTGTGGAGACAGATCCAGAAGCAAGGGTGGGTGAAGACGCCACCCTGGACACCAGCAGCCAGACGGGGGAGGGGGTCCTGGACAAAGTGGTGGGAGTATGGAAGATGGACAGAGGTGAAGTAGACCCTCACGGCGGAGCTTCCTCCTgccaagaggaagaggagagggaagagatggagcagagcggtgctgagaaggaggaggaggggagcatGGACACCAGTGAGGTGAGGAGGTGCTGA
- the LOC105418441 gene encoding rho guanine nucleotide exchange factor 3-like isoform X2, with protein sequence MQAGDGCQRGSRSKIQKKTPSFPLLSPEGWSLRGKRKQASGEAESLSLCSLDINEPSTKRTKLVSRVTSLASLLPPVKTTPLKRIGQTLQRSISFRNVNQPEAAPPPPPPPPSSSAVKTRVISATVSSPCSAVTTPRASTGAASTGKRRDSKLWSETFDVRLGATQPLSPKEIKRQEAIFELAQGEQDLVEDLKLAKKAYHDPMLTLAIMTEQELNQIFGTLDSLIPLHEDLLSRLRDARKPDGSTEHVGHILTAWLPCLSAYTPYCSNQVKAKALLDQKKQDRRVQDFLQRCLQSPFSRKLDLWNFLDIPRSRLVKYPLLLREILKHTPNDHADRQLLDEAMLVVQSVVADINRQTGESECQYYKDRLLYSEDGQRDQLIEWSRTLSCHGELKNNRGLKLHVFLFQDVLVITRSVSFSDQPVSYQLCRQPIPIRQLDLEDLLDGEMRVGGSIRGAFSNSERTKNFFRVWYRSGGQLQSHSFQASDSFNKQQWINCIRQAKEAAALTGGQTGSGGQIGPVLASCSHLGQESERVVWGETDSGQCLEAEASPSGEGDVNLGEESLAGGGMSVETDPEARVGEDATLDTSSQTGEGVLDKVVGVWKMDRGEVDPHGGASSCQEEEEREEMEQSGAEKEEEGSMDTSEVRRC encoded by the exons GTCGAAGATCCAGAAGAAaactccctccttccctcttctctctcctgaaGGATGGTCCCTCCGTGGG aagaggaagcaggcCAGTGGAGAGGCCGAGTCCCTCAGCCTCTGCAGTCTGGACATCAAC GAGCCGAGCACCAAGCGCACTAAACTTGTCTCCCGGGTGACGTCTCTGGCCAGCCTGCTGCCCCCGGTCAAGACCACACCGCTGAAGAGGATTGGTCAGACGCTGCAG CGCTCCATCAGTTTCCGGAACGTGAATCAGCCggaggcagcccccccccctcctcctcctcctccatcttcctccgcCGTGAAGACGCGCGTCATCTCGGCAACGGTCTCCAGCCCGTGCTCCGCCGTGACCACGCCACGGGCTTCCACGGGAGCCGCTTCCACTGGCAAACGGCGCGACAGCAAACTGTGGAGCGAGACCTTCGACGTCAGGCTGGGAGCGACGCAGCCTCTGAGCCCCAAGGAGATTAAACGCCAAGAG gcaaTATTTGAGCTGGCTCAGGGGGAACAAGACCTGGTGGAGGACCTAAAGTTGGCTAAGAAG GCCTACCATGACCCAATGCTCACGCTGGCGATCATGACTGAGCAGGAACTGAACCAGATCTTTGGGACTCTGGATTCCTTAATCCCGCTACACGAAG ATCTGTTGAGTCGCCTCCGAGATGCCAGGAAACCAGACGGATCCACAGAACACGTAGGGCACATCCTGACCGCCTGG CTGCCCTGTCTCTCCGCCTACACGCCCTACTGCAGTAATCAAGTCAAGGCCAAAGCCTTGTTGGATCAGAAGAAGCAGGATCGGCGGGTGCAGGATTTCTTGCAGCGCTGCCTCCAGTCCCCCTTTAGTAGGAAGCTGGACCTGTGGAACTTCCTGGACATCCCTCGCAGCCGACTAGTGAAGTATCCGCTTTTGCTGAGGGAGATCCTGAAGCACACCCCCAACGACCACGCGGACCggcagctcctggatgaggcG ATGCTGGTGGTCCAGAGCGTGGTGGCAGACATTAACCGGCAGACGGGGGAGTCAGAGTGTCAGTACTACAAGGACCGGCTGTTGTACTCAGAGGACGGACAGAGGGACCAACTCATTGAgtggtccagaaccctcagctgCCACGGAGAACTGAAAAACAACCGAGGACTG AAgctccatgtcttcctgttcCAGGATGTCCTGGTCATCACCAGGTCCGTCTCCTTCAGCGATCAGCCGGTCAGCTACCAGCTGTGTCGCCAGCCCATCCCCATCAGgcagctggacctggaggacctgTTGGACGGAGAGATGAGAGTGGGCGGCTCCATCCGGGGGGCCTTCAGCAACAGCGAGCGGA CAAAGAACTTCTTTCGGGTTTGGTACCGGAGCGGAGGCCAGCTGCAGAGCCACAGCTTCCAGGCTAGCGACAGCTTCAATAAACAGCAATGGATTAACTGCATCAGACAAGCTAAGGAGGCCGCAGCactgacaggaggacagacgggctcGGGGGGACAGATAGGACCTGTCCTGGCTTCTTGCTCCCATTTGGGGCAAGAAAGTGAAAGGGTGGTGTGGGGGGAGACAGATTCTGGACAATGTTTAGAGGCAGAGGCAAGTCCGAGTGGGGAGGGAGACGTCAACCTGGGAGAAGAGTCGCTTGCAGGTGGAGGGATGAGTGTGGAGACAGATCCAGAAGCAAGGGTGGGTGAAGACGCCACCCTGGACACCAGCAGCCAGACGGGGGAGGGGGTCCTGGACAAAGTGGTGGGAGTATGGAAGATGGACAGAGGTGAAGTAGACCCTCACGGCGGAGCTTCCTCCTgccaagaggaagaggagagggaagagatggagcagagcggtgctgagaaggaggaggaggggagcatGGACACCAGTGAGGTGAGGAGGTGCTGA
- the LOC105418441 gene encoding rho guanine nucleotide exchange factor 3-like isoform X3, translating into MMGCCLLLYYRKKRKQASGEAESLSLCSLDINEPSTKRTKLVSRVTSLASLLPPVKTTPLKRIGQTLQRSISFRNVNQPEAAPPPPPPPPSSSAVKTRVISATVSSPCSAVTTPRASTGAASTGKRRDSKLWSETFDVRLGATQPLSPKEIKRQEAIFELAQGEQDLVEDLKLAKKAYHDPMLTLAIMTEQELNQIFGTLDSLIPLHEDLLSRLRDARKPDGSTEHVGHILTAWLPCLSAYTPYCSNQVKAKALLDQKKQDRRVQDFLQRCLQSPFSRKLDLWNFLDIPRSRLVKYPLLLREILKHTPNDHADRQLLDEAMLVVQSVVADINRQTGESECQYYKDRLLYSEDGQRDQLIEWSRTLSCHGELKNNRGLKLHVFLFQDVLVITRSVSFSDQPVSYQLCRQPIPIRQLDLEDLLDGEMRVGGSIRGAFSNSERTKNFFRVWYRSGGQLQSHSFQASDSFNKQQWINCIRQAKEAAALTGGQTGSGGQIGPVLASCSHLGQESERVVWGETDSGQCLEAEASPSGEGDVNLGEESLAGGGMSVETDPEARVGEDATLDTSSQTGEGVLDKVVGVWKMDRGEVDPHGGASSCQEEEEREEMEQSGAEKEEEGSMDTSEVRRC; encoded by the exons ATGATGGGTTGCTGCCTGTTGCTTTACTATCGG aagaagaggaagcaggcCAGTGGAGAGGCCGAGTCCCTCAGCCTCTGCAGTCTGGACATCAAC GAGCCGAGCACCAAGCGCACTAAACTTGTCTCCCGGGTGACGTCTCTGGCCAGCCTGCTGCCCCCGGTCAAGACCACACCGCTGAAGAGGATTGGTCAGACGCTGCAG CGCTCCATCAGTTTCCGGAACGTGAATCAGCCggaggcagcccccccccctcctcctcctcctccatcttcctccgcCGTGAAGACGCGCGTCATCTCGGCAACGGTCTCCAGCCCGTGCTCCGCCGTGACCACGCCACGGGCTTCCACGGGAGCCGCTTCCACTGGCAAACGGCGCGACAGCAAACTGTGGAGCGAGACCTTCGACGTCAGGCTGGGAGCGACGCAGCCTCTGAGCCCCAAGGAGATTAAACGCCAAGAG gcaaTATTTGAGCTGGCTCAGGGGGAACAAGACCTGGTGGAGGACCTAAAGTTGGCTAAGAAG GCCTACCATGACCCAATGCTCACGCTGGCGATCATGACTGAGCAGGAACTGAACCAGATCTTTGGGACTCTGGATTCCTTAATCCCGCTACACGAAG ATCTGTTGAGTCGCCTCCGAGATGCCAGGAAACCAGACGGATCCACAGAACACGTAGGGCACATCCTGACCGCCTGG CTGCCCTGTCTCTCCGCCTACACGCCCTACTGCAGTAATCAAGTCAAGGCCAAAGCCTTGTTGGATCAGAAGAAGCAGGATCGGCGGGTGCAGGATTTCTTGCAGCGCTGCCTCCAGTCCCCCTTTAGTAGGAAGCTGGACCTGTGGAACTTCCTGGACATCCCTCGCAGCCGACTAGTGAAGTATCCGCTTTTGCTGAGGGAGATCCTGAAGCACACCCCCAACGACCACGCGGACCggcagctcctggatgaggcG ATGCTGGTGGTCCAGAGCGTGGTGGCAGACATTAACCGGCAGACGGGGGAGTCAGAGTGTCAGTACTACAAGGACCGGCTGTTGTACTCAGAGGACGGACAGAGGGACCAACTCATTGAgtggtccagaaccctcagctgCCACGGAGAACTGAAAAACAACCGAGGACTG AAgctccatgtcttcctgttcCAGGATGTCCTGGTCATCACCAGGTCCGTCTCCTTCAGCGATCAGCCGGTCAGCTACCAGCTGTGTCGCCAGCCCATCCCCATCAGgcagctggacctggaggacctgTTGGACGGAGAGATGAGAGTGGGCGGCTCCATCCGGGGGGCCTTCAGCAACAGCGAGCGGA CAAAGAACTTCTTTCGGGTTTGGTACCGGAGCGGAGGCCAGCTGCAGAGCCACAGCTTCCAGGCTAGCGACAGCTTCAATAAACAGCAATGGATTAACTGCATCAGACAAGCTAAGGAGGCCGCAGCactgacaggaggacagacgggctcGGGGGGACAGATAGGACCTGTCCTGGCTTCTTGCTCCCATTTGGGGCAAGAAAGTGAAAGGGTGGTGTGGGGGGAGACAGATTCTGGACAATGTTTAGAGGCAGAGGCAAGTCCGAGTGGGGAGGGAGACGTCAACCTGGGAGAAGAGTCGCTTGCAGGTGGAGGGATGAGTGTGGAGACAGATCCAGAAGCAAGGGTGGGTGAAGACGCCACCCTGGACACCAGCAGCCAGACGGGGGAGGGGGTCCTGGACAAAGTGGTGGGAGTATGGAAGATGGACAGAGGTGAAGTAGACCCTCACGGCGGAGCTTCCTCCTgccaagaggaagaggagagggaagagatggagcagagcggtgctgagaaggaggaggaggggagcatGGACACCAGTGAGGTGAGGAGGTGCTGA
- the LOC105418441 gene encoding rho guanine nucleotide exchange factor 3-like isoform X1 — MQAGDGCQRGSRSKIQKKTPSFPLLSPEGWSLRGKKRKQASGEAESLSLCSLDINEPSTKRTKLVSRVTSLASLLPPVKTTPLKRIGQTLQRSISFRNVNQPEAAPPPPPPPPSSSAVKTRVISATVSSPCSAVTTPRASTGAASTGKRRDSKLWSETFDVRLGATQPLSPKEIKRQEAIFELAQGEQDLVEDLKLAKKAYHDPMLTLAIMTEQELNQIFGTLDSLIPLHEDLLSRLRDARKPDGSTEHVGHILTAWLPCLSAYTPYCSNQVKAKALLDQKKQDRRVQDFLQRCLQSPFSRKLDLWNFLDIPRSRLVKYPLLLREILKHTPNDHADRQLLDEAMLVVQSVVADINRQTGESECQYYKDRLLYSEDGQRDQLIEWSRTLSCHGELKNNRGLKLHVFLFQDVLVITRSVSFSDQPVSYQLCRQPIPIRQLDLEDLLDGEMRVGGSIRGAFSNSERTKNFFRVWYRSGGQLQSHSFQASDSFNKQQWINCIRQAKEAAALTGGQTGSGGQIGPVLASCSHLGQESERVVWGETDSGQCLEAEASPSGEGDVNLGEESLAGGGMSVETDPEARVGEDATLDTSSQTGEGVLDKVVGVWKMDRGEVDPHGGASSCQEEEEREEMEQSGAEKEEEGSMDTSEVRRC, encoded by the exons GTCGAAGATCCAGAAGAAaactccctccttccctcttctctctcctgaaGGATGGTCCCTCCGTGGG aagaagaggaagcaggcCAGTGGAGAGGCCGAGTCCCTCAGCCTCTGCAGTCTGGACATCAAC GAGCCGAGCACCAAGCGCACTAAACTTGTCTCCCGGGTGACGTCTCTGGCCAGCCTGCTGCCCCCGGTCAAGACCACACCGCTGAAGAGGATTGGTCAGACGCTGCAG CGCTCCATCAGTTTCCGGAACGTGAATCAGCCggaggcagcccccccccctcctcctcctcctccatcttcctccgcCGTGAAGACGCGCGTCATCTCGGCAACGGTCTCCAGCCCGTGCTCCGCCGTGACCACGCCACGGGCTTCCACGGGAGCCGCTTCCACTGGCAAACGGCGCGACAGCAAACTGTGGAGCGAGACCTTCGACGTCAGGCTGGGAGCGACGCAGCCTCTGAGCCCCAAGGAGATTAAACGCCAAGAG gcaaTATTTGAGCTGGCTCAGGGGGAACAAGACCTGGTGGAGGACCTAAAGTTGGCTAAGAAG GCCTACCATGACCCAATGCTCACGCTGGCGATCATGACTGAGCAGGAACTGAACCAGATCTTTGGGACTCTGGATTCCTTAATCCCGCTACACGAAG ATCTGTTGAGTCGCCTCCGAGATGCCAGGAAACCAGACGGATCCACAGAACACGTAGGGCACATCCTGACCGCCTGG CTGCCCTGTCTCTCCGCCTACACGCCCTACTGCAGTAATCAAGTCAAGGCCAAAGCCTTGTTGGATCAGAAGAAGCAGGATCGGCGGGTGCAGGATTTCTTGCAGCGCTGCCTCCAGTCCCCCTTTAGTAGGAAGCTGGACCTGTGGAACTTCCTGGACATCCCTCGCAGCCGACTAGTGAAGTATCCGCTTTTGCTGAGGGAGATCCTGAAGCACACCCCCAACGACCACGCGGACCggcagctcctggatgaggcG ATGCTGGTGGTCCAGAGCGTGGTGGCAGACATTAACCGGCAGACGGGGGAGTCAGAGTGTCAGTACTACAAGGACCGGCTGTTGTACTCAGAGGACGGACAGAGGGACCAACTCATTGAgtggtccagaaccctcagctgCCACGGAGAACTGAAAAACAACCGAGGACTG AAgctccatgtcttcctgttcCAGGATGTCCTGGTCATCACCAGGTCCGTCTCCTTCAGCGATCAGCCGGTCAGCTACCAGCTGTGTCGCCAGCCCATCCCCATCAGgcagctggacctggaggacctgTTGGACGGAGAGATGAGAGTGGGCGGCTCCATCCGGGGGGCCTTCAGCAACAGCGAGCGGA CAAAGAACTTCTTTCGGGTTTGGTACCGGAGCGGAGGCCAGCTGCAGAGCCACAGCTTCCAGGCTAGCGACAGCTTCAATAAACAGCAATGGATTAACTGCATCAGACAAGCTAAGGAGGCCGCAGCactgacaggaggacagacgggctcGGGGGGACAGATAGGACCTGTCCTGGCTTCTTGCTCCCATTTGGGGCAAGAAAGTGAAAGGGTGGTGTGGGGGGAGACAGATTCTGGACAATGTTTAGAGGCAGAGGCAAGTCCGAGTGGGGAGGGAGACGTCAACCTGGGAGAAGAGTCGCTTGCAGGTGGAGGGATGAGTGTGGAGACAGATCCAGAAGCAAGGGTGGGTGAAGACGCCACCCTGGACACCAGCAGCCAGACGGGGGAGGGGGTCCTGGACAAAGTGGTGGGAGTATGGAAGATGGACAGAGGTGAAGTAGACCCTCACGGCGGAGCTTCCTCCTgccaagaggaagaggagagggaagagatggagcagagcggtgctgagaaggaggaggaggggagcatGGACACCAGTGAGGTGAGGAGGTGCTGA